The genomic stretch AACAGCCGATTCAGATGCGGTCCGCCGCCGAAGCAACAAATTCGAGACGCAGTAGGGGACGCCGATCTTTCCCAACAATTCCCCCTGCGGGCTGATGCAATGAACGCCGTCCTTTGCGCTTGACCAGACATTGCCGTCTTCGTCGAGCGCCAAGCCGTCAGTATAGCCCGGCTCGACCTTGTAGAAATCACATAGGCCGGAGATGGCACGGCCATCCGGTGATACGTCGCAGACCTTCATCACCTGAGCCGGGTTCGGTTTCGTCTGGTCGCCAGTCTCGGCTGATGTAAAGCCGCGATTCGTCGGGCGAAAAGGCAAGGCCGTTCGGTCCTTTCGAATGCGCTTGAGATAGTGGTTAAGCCCTTTGTGGCCGGATCGAAACGATAGACGGCGGGTGCGAGCTCACTCTTCCGTCGGAGGCCTTCATAGTCGTTGGAGATGCCGTAGACGGGATCGGTAAACCAGATCGTGCCGTCCGATTTCACCACGATGTCATTGGGTGAGTTCAAACCGGCGGCCGTTGAACATGCGAGACGAGGAGTGGTGACAGAACCGTCGTGTTCGACGCGACCGACGGCCCGGTCGAGGTGAGAACAAGAACACAACGCGTCCCTGGCAATCCCGCGCCTGCCCATTGGCGTTGGCTGATGGCGAGCGCCAGACGGAAATGCCCCCGGTCTCGGTCCAACGCATGGTGCGGTCGCGCGGAAGGTCTTGAAACAGCAGGCATCCCCAGTCGCCCATCCAGACCAGTCCTTCGATCCATCGGAAAACCTGACGCCAGTTCTTCAAAGCGGGGCGTTGGCGAGGATGTAGGAGGGAGAACTTTGGGTCGGACGATCTCGATCGGGCTGCCGGTTGTCATTATCGATGCAGGGATCATTACGGCAACACGACATCGTGCGCATAGGGGTAGGTCGATGCAAAAGGCGCGTGTACGAAAGCGCTGGCTTCATCGGCGCGTCCGCCAAAAGTGATCAGCAGGAAGCCGCCGGCCAGCGCGAAAATTCTTCAGGAAGTCCCAAAAAACGTCGCGGCCCTTGCTCGGTCCCACAATGTGAAATCATCGGTCGCCCAGAACTGCTTCCATAACAGCGCGTCACCATGCAGTAGCCGGCGAGGACGAAGGCGGCAAGCCGATTCCGCTATGCCGGTCAATACGCCAAGCGACATGACGATTTCGACGAACAGGCCGGTCAGGATCAGCACTTTAGCGGTCATCTGGAACCTGCCATCTCATTTGCCTGGTCAACAGCCCCGTGGAAATTGATGACCTTGTCCATGGCGCTGAAGGGCAGAAAGAGGAGGATCAGAAGGAGCCGTGTTGTAAAAGTTTATTGCAATGGCCACTGTCACTTTCCTCGATGTGAGGGATAACTGATATTGGGCAGCTTAACCGTTTCGACAAGCCGTCCATTGCGGGCGTGTGGGAACATGGTGGCCTGCGGATCATTGAATTGCAGCGCTAAGGATTTGGATGATGACTGCATCGAACGATCGTATGACGTGATCATCATCGGATCAGGTCCAGGAGGCGGCACCATGGCCTGGCGCCTTGCCCAGACAGGCAAGCGTATCCTGTTGATCGAACGGGGTGGCTACCTGAAAGCGTGAGCGCGAGAATTGGGATTCCGACGCCGTTTTCCGCCAGGGTCGCTATCAAACAGAGGAAACTTGGACCGTCTGCCTCAGGCGAGGAATTTCGTCCAGGCTTGCATTATTTTGTCGGAGGCAATTCCAAGGTCTATGGTGGCGTTCTCTTCCGACTTCGCTTGGAAAGATTTCGAAACGATCAGGCATCCCGACGGCGTATCGCCCGAATGGCCGGTCAAATACGACGAGTTCGAGCCTTATTATCAGGCTGCCGAAGAGCTGTTCCAGGTGCGGGGCCGTCGGGGAGAAGACCCGACAGAACCGCCATCGCGCGAAAACCCTACGCCTTTGCGCCAATCTCACATGAACCGCGCATTCAGCAGCTCTCCGACGATTTGGAACGGGAAGGTTTGCATCCATTCCACTTGCCGATGGGCGCTCTGCTGGTCGAGGACCAGACCGGTCAGGCAACGCCACATTCACCGCTTTTGCGCTGTGATCCCTTCGACGGCTTCCCAAGCCTTACCAACGGAAAGGCAGATGCACAGATCATCACGGTCGACCCGGCGCTCGCATCCAATCCGAATCTGACGCTACTGACCGGCGCCTATGCCGAACGCCTCTTGACGAACCAGGAATGGCACGGTGGTGACGGGCATCGAGGTCACGCTCGATGGCCACACATGCCGCATGACGAGCGTCTCGTCGTCGTTGCATGCGGCGCCTTGTCGTCAGCGCTTTTGATGCTGCGCTCCACAAGCGACAATCACCCCGAAGGACTGGGCAACGCATCCGGTCAGCTAGGTCGGCAACTACATGCGGCATAACAATGCGACGATTCTGGCAATCTCCAAGACGCCCCAAATCCGACGCAATTCCAGAAAACCCTGGGCCTTAACGACTTCTACCACGGCCACGATAAGAAGCCCGGCAAACGACTGGGAATTCCCGCTCGGCCATATCCAAATGGTGGGAAAGTCGGACGGGATACAAATCGAGGCTGAAGGCCTGCCGGGCTTCATGCAATGGTTTCCAACAATGCGTTTGACTGGCTCGCCAAGCATTCGGTCGACTTTTGGCTGACCTCGGAAGACCTGCCTATGTCGCAGAACCGCAATCTACTATCGGGATGGTCGGGTGCACCTTGATATGACGCCGGACCAACATGGAAGCGCACCAGAGATTGAAGGACAAGCTTCGCGCTATATTGCAGCGCGACCGACATTCACCCCCATCTTTTCGAACGCCAAGCTCTATCTCGGAAAGGATGTTCCCGTCGGAGGGACGGCCCATCAGGCAGGCACCTTGCGCTTCGGGGAGAACCCTACTGACTCGGTGCTCGACCGCGACTGCAAGGTTCACGGGATAGACAATCTTTATGTCACCGATGCAAGTTTCTTTCCCTCCATCGGTGCGGTCAACCCGACACTGACGATCATCGCAAATGCACTGCGGGTGGCGGACCGAATCGTTTGATCGGCTGGTCTGAATG from Mesorhizobium sp. INR15 encodes the following:
- a CDS encoding GMC family oxidoreductase, which produces MHLDMTPDQHGSAPEIEGQASRYIAARPTFTPIFSNAKLYLGKDVPVGGTAHQAGTLRFGENPTDSVLDRDCKVHGIDNLYVTDASFFPSIGAVNPTLTIIANALRVADRIV
- a CDS encoding NAD(P)-binding protein, whose translation is MGSLTVSTSRPLRACGNMVACGSLNCSAKDLDDDCIERSYDVIIIGSGPGGGTMAWRLAQTGKRILLIERGGYLKA
- a CDS encoding GMC family oxidoreductase N-terminal domain-containing protein, with amino-acid sequence MHYFVGGNSKVYGGVLFRLRLERFRNDQASRRRIARMAGQIRRVRALLSGCRRAVPGAGPSGRRPDRTAIARKPYAFAPISHEPRIQQLSDDLEREGLHPFHLPMGALLVEDQTGQATPHSPLLRCDPFDGFPSLTNGKADAQIITVDPALASNPNLTLLTGAYAERLLTNQEWHGGDGHRGHARWPHMPHDERLVVVACGALSSALLMLRSTSDNHPEGLGNASGQLGRQLHAA